In one Bordetella pertussis 18323 genomic region, the following are encoded:
- a CDS encoding MFS transporter: MPGAPVRVVGILGTAQTLAWASSYYLPAMLADPMARDLGVSTPTVYAAFSAALVASALIGPWTGLAIDRHGGRMVLAGTSLLFALGLGMLGAAQGLWTMVAAWLVMGVAMGAGLYEAAFSSLVRLYGHHARGAITGITLIAGFASTVGWPLSAWMETLFGWRGACLGWAALHLMIGLPLNAWLPKAVAAETPSPDAPAAQEGTLPAARPGPQGLATALLAFVFAATWFISTAMATHLPRMLQATGATLAAAVAVGALIGPAQVAGRLLEFGLLRHVHPLLSARLAALAHPAGVAVLLAAGPALAPLFAILHGAGNGILTIAKGTLPLALFGPRGYGARQGWLMMPARVAQALAPFLFGLALDAWRANALWLSGGIGLAACAALLVLRARPDPIKP, translated from the coding sequence ATGCCAGGCGCACCGGTTCGCGTCGTCGGGATCCTGGGAACCGCCCAGACGCTGGCCTGGGCCTCCTCGTACTATCTGCCGGCGATGCTGGCGGATCCGATGGCTCGCGACCTGGGCGTGTCCACGCCGACGGTCTATGCGGCGTTCTCCGCCGCCCTGGTCGCATCGGCGTTGATCGGGCCATGGACGGGACTGGCGATCGACCGCCACGGCGGCCGTATGGTCCTGGCCGGCACCAGTCTGTTGTTTGCCCTCGGGCTGGGCATGCTCGGCGCCGCCCAGGGCCTGTGGACGATGGTTGCCGCCTGGCTCGTCATGGGCGTGGCGATGGGCGCCGGCCTCTACGAGGCCGCCTTCTCCAGCCTGGTACGCCTTTATGGCCATCACGCCCGCGGGGCCATCACCGGAATCACGCTGATCGCCGGTTTCGCCAGCACCGTTGGCTGGCCGCTTTCCGCCTGGATGGAGACGCTGTTCGGCTGGCGCGGCGCATGCCTGGGCTGGGCGGCCTTGCATTTGATGATCGGCCTGCCGTTGAACGCCTGGCTTCCCAAAGCCGTTGCCGCCGAGACGCCAAGCCCGGATGCCCCGGCCGCGCAGGAGGGGACCCTCCCTGCTGCGCGGCCGGGACCGCAGGGGCTGGCCACCGCCCTGCTCGCCTTCGTGTTCGCGGCGACGTGGTTCATCAGCACCGCGATGGCCACCCACTTGCCGCGCATGCTGCAAGCCACGGGCGCCACGCTCGCGGCCGCCGTGGCCGTGGGCGCGCTCATCGGTCCCGCGCAAGTGGCCGGCCGCCTGCTCGAGTTCGGCTTGCTGCGGCATGTTCATCCTTTGCTGTCGGCGCGCCTGGCGGCCCTGGCGCATCCGGCCGGCGTTGCCGTGCTGTTGGCCGCCGGCCCGGCGCTGGCCCCGCTGTTCGCCATCCTGCATGGGGCGGGCAACGGCATCCTGACCATCGCCAAAGGCACGTTGCCGCTGGCGCTGTTCGGCCCCCGGGGCTATGGCGCGCGCCAAGGCTGGCTGATGATGCCGGCGCGGGTCGCGCAGGCGCTGGCGCCATTTCTCTTCGGCCTGGCGCTGGACGCCTGGCGCGCCAACGCTTTGTGGCTATCCGGGGGCATAGGCCTGGCAGCCTGCGCCGCGCTGCTCGTGCTGCGCGCGCGGCCCGACCCAATCAAGCCCTAG
- a CDS encoding ArsR/SmtB family transcription factor, whose protein sequence is MIQESLYYFGMNAEQAVSSLGALAHAQRLSVFRALVVAGPAGLTPSVMADGLGIARNALSFHLKELAHAGLVSVEQQGRNLIYRADFFRMNALLGYLTKHCCQGATCEVSDSRKNTAGCDAGARRA, encoded by the coding sequence ATGATTCAAGAATCATTGTATTATTTTGGCATGAATGCAGAACAAGCCGTTTCCTCCCTCGGCGCCCTGGCCCATGCGCAACGCCTGAGCGTGTTTCGCGCCCTTGTCGTCGCGGGCCCGGCGGGGCTCACGCCCAGCGTCATGGCCGACGGGCTCGGCATCGCCCGCAATGCGCTGTCCTTTCACCTCAAGGAGCTGGCGCACGCCGGCCTGGTCAGCGTCGAGCAACAGGGCCGCAATCTGATCTACCGCGCCGATTTCTTCCGGATGAATGCATTGCTCGGCTATCTCACCAAACACTGCTGCCAGGGCGCGACCTGCGAGGTGTCCGATTCCCGAAAGAACACAGCCGGTTGCGACGCCGGCGCCAGGCGGGCCTGA